In Centroberyx gerrardi isolate f3 chromosome 20, fCenGer3.hap1.cur.20231027, whole genome shotgun sequence, a genomic segment contains:
- the pvalb9 gene encoding parvalbumin 9, whose product MSLTSILSAEAIDNAVKDCSAPDSFSYKKFFQLCGLSSKTPKEIKDVFQILDEDNSGYIEEAELKFFLQRFVPGARTLTDAEAKSFISAADDDDDGKIGAEEFQTMVLS is encoded by the exons ATGTCACTCACTTCTATCCTTTCTGCTGAGGCCATTGACAACGCTGTCAAGGACTGTTCAG CTCCGGACTCATTCAGCTACAAGAAGTTCTTCCAGTTGTGTGGCCTGTCCTCAAAGACGCCCAAGGAGATCAAAGATGTCTTCCAGATCCTGGATGAGGACAACAGCGGGTACATCGAGGAGGCTGAGCTCAA gttcTTCCTGCAGCGGTTTGTCCCCGGGGCGCGGACACTGACTGACGCAGAAGCCAAGAGCTTCATCTCAGCGGCTGATGATGACGACGATGGCAAGATCGGAGCAGAGG AATTCCAGACTATGGTCCTGTCCTGa